In Desulfofustis limnaeus, the genomic stretch GGGAATCGTGCCAAGATACTTCGCCGGTCACAAACTCTTGTGCCTGCCATGCCAGTATCACCGCCGGCAACCTGGCACCGTCAAGCCATCGTCGCCAGCGTCTTGCGAAACCGCCCCAGGGAAAGAGCGAACAATGATACCCCAATCAGAACCAGGCTGAGAAACTGCGGCCAGACCACCTCAAAGCCGGCGCCACGGAACAAAATGGCTTGGCCCAGCATGACGAAGTGGGTGTTCGGCGCCGCCAGCATGACTGCTTGCACGAAGTCGGGCATGCTCTCCCGGGGAGTGGTGCCGCCGGAGAGGACTTGGAGCGGCAGCAGGATCAGCATCATCAACAGGCCGAATTGAGGCATCGAGCGGGCCAGGGTGCCGAGGAATATCCCCAGGGAGGTGGTGGCGAACAGGTGCAGCGTCGTGCCGGCAAGAAACAGCGGGATGGAACCTTGGATCGGGATGGAGAGCGCCCCCTGAATGACAAAGACCAGTGAACAGACTGAGCCAACCAGCGACACCAGTGCCATGGCCCACACCTTGGCGGCCATGATTTCGAAGGGAGTGACCGGCATGACCAGCAGATGCTCCACCGTGCCATGCTCCCGTTCGCGGATTAGCGCGGCACCAGTGAGGATGAGGGAGAGCATGGTGATTTTGTTGATGAGTTCATTGATCGCCCCGAACCAGGTCTTGTTCAACTCGGGGTTGAAGCGAACCCTCAGGGCCAGATCCACCGGCGATGCCGTGTCAAAGCGGTGTCTCTGCAGAAAGGCGGCCACCTCGCCCCCGATAATGGCTTGGACGTAGCTGTTGCCGGTAAAGGCCTGGCTCATCCTGGTGGCATCGATATTGAGCTGGATGACCGGACTGCGGCCGGCCAGGACATCGCGCTGGAAATGGGGAGGGATGTTGAGGGCGAAGGTGTCGAGTCCGGCATCCATCCGCGCATCCATTTCGGCCTGGGTGATCAGGGCCGGCGGGGTGAAATACGGTGGAAAGAAGGCGTCGACAATCCGCCTCGAGAGTTGGGAGCTGTCCTCGTCGACAATGGAGATCGGCGCCTTGTGCAGGGTCTCCGGCATGGCCGTAGCGGCGCTGTGGATGGAGACGGTGAAGGCATAGACGATCAACACCAGCATCACCGGGTCGCGCAGCAGGCTGCGCAACTCCTTGATGCCGAGATGGAAGATATTGGCCGGCCGCATGTCAGCGCTCCTGCTTCCTGAGCAGCGCAGCGCCCAGAACCGTCAACACCGGCACGGCCACCAGCAGAGGGAGAAACGCCGCCTGGAGATCATCGAACCCGAGCCCCTTGGAAAAGGTGCCGCGGGCTATGGTCAGAAAGTGGGTGGTCGGATAGATCCGACCGAAAGCGGCGCCGATTCCCGACAGCGAAGAAACCGGGTCGATCATCCCCGAAAACTGCACCGCCGGCAGAATGGTCAGGACGGCGGTGCCGAACAGGGCTGCGACCTGGCTGCGCATGAAGGTGGAGATCACCAGCCCCAGGGAGGTGGCGACGATGACATAGAGCAAGGCGGCACAGGCAAGGCTCAGGAAACTCCCCTTGACCGGTACCTCGAACAGGACGACGGCCATGGCGGTGAGCATCAGAAAGTTGACCATGGCCATCAGAATGTAGGGTATCTGTTTGCCGAGCAGGAATTCCAGCCGAGTCACCGGCGTGACGTAGAGGTTGACGATCGAACCCAATTCCTTTTCCCGGACCACCGACAGTGCGCTCAAGATCGCCGGGATCAACATCAACAGAATCGGAATCACCGCCGGGACCATGGCCGGCAGGCTCTTCACGTCCGGGTTGTAGCGGAAGCGGGTCTCGATGGTGGCCGCTCCCGCGGTTGCCGTGACGCCGGAGGTCTGTCGCGCCCGGGCAGCCAACCAGTGGGAATGCATCCCCTCGACGTAGCCGCGTACGGTTTCCGCTCGGGTCGGCATGGCCCCGTCAATCCAGGCGCCGATGGCAACCGGGGTACCGCGCTGGATGTCCCGGGCGAAACCGGGCGGCAGCTCGATCGCCAGACTGATCTCACCGGCCCGCATGCGTCGATCCAACTCGGCGTAATCACGGAGAGGAGGATGTTCGATGAAGTAGCGCGACCCGGCAAGATTGAGGACGTAATCGCGGCTGATGGCAGTCTGATCCCGGTCGAGTACCGCAAAGGCGAGATCCTCAACGTCCATAGTTATACCGTAGCCCAGCACGAGCATCAGGATGACGCTGCCAAGCAGGGCCAGGGTCAGGCGGATCGGATCACGCTGCAGCTCAAGGGATTCGCGCCGGGTATAGCTGAGAAGGCGACGGAAACTAAACCTGCCTTCTCTTCCGCCCACGGCCCGGGGCTGCTCCCCGGTCCGGGAAGGAACAACGGCGATTTCCCCGCCATCCACCGCGAGTCTCTTTCCCTCTGCAGCCGCCGCCTCTTCGAGATACCTGATGAAGGCCTCCTCCAGCGTCCCGACCCCGCGCTTTTCGATCAACGCCGCCGGCGAGTCGCTGACCAGCACCCGACCGGCATGCATCAGCGAGATCCGGTCGCAACGTTCGGCCTCGTTCATGAAATGGGTGGAGATGAAGATCGTCACCCTGTCCTGCCGCGCCAGGTCGATCATCATCTGCCAGAAGGCGTCCCGGGCCATCGGATCCACCCCGGAAGTCGGTTCGTCGAGAATCAGCATTTCCGGCCCGTGGATCATCGCCACCGCCAGGGAGAGCCGCTGCCTCAGGCCAAGCGGCAGGGCGTTGGGAAGTTTCTCCATGACCTCACGCAGGCCGAAGCGTTGCCCCATCTCCTGCACCCGGGCGGCAATGCGCTCCTCCGGAATCTTGAACAGGCGGGCATGGAGAATTAGGTTCTGCCGCACCGTCAACTCGCCGTAGAGGGAGAAGGACTGGGTCATATACCCGACCCGCCGCCTGGTGTCGATATCATGCGGGTCGACCGGATGGCCGAACAGCCAGGCTTTCCCTCCGCTGGCAGGCAACAGGCCGGTCAACATTTTCATCGTGGTGGTCTTGCCGCAGCCGTTGGAACCCAGGAAACCGAAAATCTCCCCCCGGTCGATGCGGAAGCTCACCTGATCGACGGCAGTGAAATTGCCGAAGCGCATGGTCAGGTTGTGGGCCTCGATGGCGGCCTCGACTTCTGCGTCGATCCGGCGGGGCGGGATGGTGACCGGGTGGTAACCGTCGCGCTGCGACTGAGGCAGCAATGCGATGAACGTTTCCTCCAGTGTCGCGGTGCCGG encodes the following:
- the rbbA gene encoding ribosome-associated ATPase/putative transporter RbbA, which translates into the protein MNSCQANSPVARLLGVSQRYGRTLALDAVNLDVPAGCMVGIIGPDGVGKSTLFSLIAGSRRIQTGQVHVLGGSMADRGHRQLVCPQVAYMPQGLGRNLYPTLSVFENVDFFARLFGHDRQERERRIGELLQTTGLGPFAGRPAGKLSGGMKQKLGLCCALIHDPQLLLLDEPTTGVDPLSRRQFWSLVERIRDKNPGMSVLVATAYMEEAARFDWLVAMNGGRVLATGAPESLLAQTGTATLEETFIALLPQSQRDGYHPVTIPPRRIDAEVEAAIEAHNLTMRFGNFTAVDQVSFRIDRGEIFGFLGSNGCGKTTTMKMLTGLLPASGGKAWLFGHPVDPHDIDTRRRVGYMTQSFSLYGELTVRQNLILHARLFKIPEERIAARVQEMGQRFGLREVMEKLPNALPLGLRQRLSLAVAMIHGPEMLILDEPTSGVDPMARDAFWQMMIDLARQDRVTIFISTHFMNEAERCDRISLMHAGRVLVSDSPAALIEKRGVGTLEEAFIRYLEEAAAAEGKRLAVDGGEIAVVPSRTGEQPRAVGGREGRFSFRRLLSYTRRESLELQRDPIRLTLALLGSVILMLVLGYGITMDVEDLAFAVLDRDQTAISRDYVLNLAGSRYFIEHPPLRDYAELDRRMRAGEISLAIELPPGFARDIQRGTPVAIGAWIDGAMPTRAETVRGYVEGMHSHWLAARARQTSGVTATAGAATIETRFRYNPDVKSLPAMVPAVIPILLMLIPAILSALSVVREKELGSIVNLYVTPVTRLEFLLGKQIPYILMAMVNFLMLTAMAVVLFEVPVKGSFLSLACAALLYVIVATSLGLVISTFMRSQVAALFGTAVLTILPAVQFSGMIDPVSSLSGIGAAFGRIYPTTHFLTIARGTFSKGLGFDDLQAAFLPLLVAVPVLTVLGAALLRKQER
- a CDS encoding ABC transporter permease — translated: MRPANIFHLGIKELRSLLRDPVMLVLIVYAFTVSIHSAATAMPETLHKAPISIVDEDSSQLSRRIVDAFFPPYFTPPALITQAEMDARMDAGLDTFALNIPPHFQRDVLAGRSPVIQLNIDATRMSQAFTGNSYVQAIIGGEVAAFLQRHRFDTASPVDLALRVRFNPELNKTWFGAINELINKITMLSLILTGAALIREREHGTVEHLLVMPVTPFEIMAAKVWAMALVSLVGSVCSLVFVIQGALSIPIQGSIPLFLAGTTLHLFATTSLGIFLGTLARSMPQFGLLMMLILLPLQVLSGGTTPRESMPDFVQAVMLAAPNTHFVMLGQAILFRGAGFEVVWPQFLSLVLIGVSLFALSLGRFRKTLATMA